The Mesotoga infera nucleotide sequence AAGACCAGTAGTGTCCGCCAGTTCTTGGTGGGTCATTCTTATAAGAAGACTATCCTGCGACAGTCTCAAAAGAGTGCTACATACTCTGATTGTGGCGCTCTGGAGCACCGTTTCTTCAAACCTTAGGCGGGTCAAACGTAATCGCTGACTTACGATGTCGAGCAATCTTACTGCGACGATAGGCTTATACATAATCAACGCCTCGATATCGGATCGACCGAGCACGCATATTAGCGAATCTTCGATAGCTTCAGCAAAAGATTCTTGCATACTTTGTGCAGTCAGTGACATCTCTCCGAAAAAAGTTCCAGGGCCCAATGTATCTATGATAAGGCGTCTCCCGTCTTGATTGATCGTGTAGATCTGTACTTTACCTTTCTTCAACATATACAAGACCTCTACCTTTTCATCGGGACTGAAAAACACGTGTCCTGCTTTGCAGTCAATCATTCTGACCATTGCTTCAACTTGCTCAACTTCTTCATCGGTCAAGTCGCGAAAAATGTCGAGCTTCGAAATGAGGGTCAATTTCATCAACTGTTTAGACCCGGTCGTCGTTTTCAAGTTTGAAAGATTCTTACTCTTCATATCTATCACCTTCTGCGAACTCTGCCTATTCTCTTTTGAGCTTCATCAGCTACTAGCTGCAGATATATTTGGGCTTTACGAAAAGGAGGAGGGCATCCAAAAGATTCAATGATGATAGCATTGAATTAATTATGAACCTTAAGGAAGGCCTGAATAAATGTTATCACAAGGATGGACAAGTTCATAGCAAAGGGAACTGTAAAGAATGGGGGGCGAAGGAACAAAGAGTACGATGTCATAGCGATATTGCGGTTGCTGGTTTTGCTGCTGCTGACCAAGATACAAACCTAGATAAGAAGAAATAGAGAGAACCAATTCAAAACTTAAAGATATCATTGATGGTTCAGAATCCATATGGTACATAAGGAACAGAGACTTTGATATACCAATCGGCCTCAAGATTCTCGCTTACAATATTGTGGTCATTCACAACCACCTAAACCATCACTAATTGAGAAAGATTATGGATATCATTCATTCTATTTGACTTGTGAGACACCTCATCATCTCGTAATTGTCAGTTTTGTAGTGCAGATTACAGAACCCACCTGTAATTGGTTGATATGATCAATTCATCTCAATAAAGGTAGGTGGATAGAAATGACCAGAAAACTGACCGTGAGTATCATATTAACTGTTATCGCAGCACTAGCAGTTTCGATTACGGGTTTTGCAGTAACTCCAACCCCTCAAGGCTTCGACAAGTACATAGTCTATATGGCAGCGGGTCGCTATAATGCAGATTTAGCGCCGGTTGAAGGAGATCTTTCAATGTGGTATCATAAAGATGTAATGGGGCGAAGCGATGAAGAGATTGCAGAAGTCCTGGCTGAAGCAGATGCATATTTCGAGAAACAGTTTGGTCCCGGACTCCCCTCAGCAATGCCATTTGCTGTCGATCCCAGAGAAGAGTACCGTGCCTATGTAAGCTCAGGAGAAGAAGTGCCTTCCGAAGGCTGGGTTATTAGAGACGGTGGATTCATGATAATGGTCATGGAAGATACCGTTCTCTATGGCGAATATGGCGGCGAACAGGGAAAGCTAGTTCCGGCTGGATCAATGTTAGTGTATGGGGAATACAATATCGATAGGACCCCCTCCGGGAAAGATCCAATGATTATTCACTATCATTCCGCGTCGCCCATTATCATGCATCCATATGAACCAGGATTCAAGTTCGATTGTATAATCATCTCTGAAGAATTTGGAATAGGAAGAGCGCAAGGTGTTTCCAGTCCACTGATTGTTGATGGAATGAGACAAGCCAATATTCGAACCCAGTTGACATTCTCCGCATATGGACCTTCTGTTCAGCACTAATCCTACTGGTTAAGAACACTATAATTACTTGAAAGAACTCCCGATTCAGAGAAAGCAGTTCTCTGAATCGGGAGTCTTGTTCTTAACTCTGAGAGTAGAACCAACCATATTCACGTCTAGGAGAATCTGAGAATGAAGATAATGCCCACTTCTTTGCGTTGTTACTTTGTGTTCGCAACAACTGAATCTTTTCCATCATGTCTGGAGACAGGATTTTTCTCACAATCGGAGAAGAGCAGATGATTGAAGACAGTCAGATTCGACCAATACCAAATATTAATTAAGCTAAACTAGAGAGGGGTTCAAAATGCTAGACAGCAGAAGATTCGATGCGATAGTTATTGGTTCGGGCCAGGGAGGAACGCCTCTGGCGATTTTGGAGTTGATGTCAGTAGTTTTTCTATCAATCTGGAAAGGGTAATCCAGCGAAAAAGACAGGTGGTTGAGAGCTTTAGAGAAGGCATCAAAAAAGGATTCTGGATTCTCAAAATCTTTTATTAATAGAAGGCAGCTCGCATTTTGTCGGAGGAAGACAACTCGAAGTAAGTCTTCCAAATGGGAATACGAAGTTACTTGAATCAGATGTCACTGTTATAAACACCGGGACATCTCCGGCAAAGGCTAATATAAGGGGTTTGGACAAAGTAGTTGCTCACGACTCCACCTCTATAATGGAGCTTGACAAACTTCCGGGACACTTGATAGTCATTGGTGGTGGCTACGTTGGTCTGGAGTTTGGGCAGATGTTCAGACGCTTTGGAAGCAAAGTAACTGTTATTCAGAATGATAAGCAGCTCCTTTCTCGTGAAGACGAGGACATTGCTAGTACGGTTCTGGAGATTATGAAAGACGAAGGCATCGAGGTCCTCCTATGTGCTGAGCCGGTAGAAGTAAGTAGCTTCGCAGATATGATCAGCCTGACATTAAAGTCCCCAGAAAAGGAAACTACATTGGTCGGGAGTCATTTGTTGCTTGCGACTGGTAGGTTGCCCAATACACCTGATCTGAATTTGGAAAAGAGTGGAGTTCAGGTTGACAACAGAGGTTTCATAAAGGTCAATAGCAAACTGGAAACCACATCGGAGGGTGTCTATGCTATAGGAGACGTGAAAGGGGGACCAGCCTTTACCCACATTGCATACGACGATTTTAGAGTTTTGAGAGAGAACCTTGTAAACGGAGGAGACACGAGGAATGATGAAGGCGATTGTAGATTCCAAAACAGACGAGACTATTGGCGCTGCTATTCTCGGGGTCGAGGGAGGAGAGATTATGGCTGCTATCCAGATTGCCATGATGGGTGGGCTTCCATATAATTCTCTGAAAGAAGCTGTTTTTGCTCACCCATCTCTTGTGGAATCCTTGAACAATCTTTTTATGACACTGGACAGTTGAGAGTTCTGAAATGGTCTCTGGATTCCTTTTTTGGAACAGAACGAATTCTTGTTTCCGAAATCTTCGTTTGCAGAAACAAGCATTTCCATTGCACGAATTGCATTTCTTAGGCTAATGACAATGATTGAAAGACATGGTCTGCATTGCTTGTTTGCCCAGAGTTCAAGAACGCATGAGATCATTACCCTGAAATGGTTATGGAGATTGTGAGCGTGTTACTAGGTTTTTTGCAGGGTTTCGAAGTAGATTGGAGGTGCCTAAACCTTAAACTTGGAAAGGATTTCGCGCTGTTTGCCAGTCAGTTGTGCGTCTTGTAGACTTCACATTTATCCACAGGAAAATGTCCGAGTTGTATTTCTCCAGTTTGTTTCTCATCTTGTTCAAAGTTATCCCTGTTCTAATCTCCTCTATACTTACTGGAAGAAGTGCGATCTTTTCCTTTCTTCCTAATCTTCTTAGTCGGTATCTTAGATTCATTTTCTATAGTGTGTTTGGGAATAGTTGTCTGGATTATAGTGTCTTCTATGGCTATTTTCATTCTTCTAGGTTAGGCAAGAAAATCAATAAGAGAGCTCCCTCAACAGCTTCACAGCTAAATACAATCCTTTCGGGAAATTAAGAACCGAAGCCGTCAATTGCAGGCATACAGTACTTTCCCAATTAAGTGAGTATTATGTGTCAACCCAATGATAGCATTGCCCCTGTTATGAGAGAGAACTCTCAGGGTTTTGCTAAGATCTCAAGCAGTACCTGAGCGATTCCCGATGTTTCTTTCACCTCAATAAGTGGAATTCCCCTTACTTCGGAAAGATCTCTGAGATACTTAGCGTATTCCCCGGGAGAGACCAGAAGTATCAAATCGGCATACGGCATTATTGAATCTATGGCCGGGCGAAATGTCTGTTCTGGTGTAGGAAAAGTTCCGTCAAGGTGCATTCCGATAATCGGTAAAGCCATTGATTTAGCCAATTCAATCAACTCTTCGATTCTTTGCGTCTCCTCAGCTACGTCGATCTCTATTCCCCCACACTCCTTACAGGCCTCACCCTCAATAAGGGTCCCTGTGGCAATTACAAGTGTCTTGGGGTGGTCCGGTCTTTCGAGCAGTTCCTTGAGCTGTTGTGCTGTTATCATCAGATCGTTTCTGCAGGGGATATTCAACTTTCCACACACAAATCCGAGTATTATTGGGCCAGTACCATCACTCATAGCTGTCGCTATGAGAGGTGCCTCAAAATTGACTGCGGCGAGTGAGGTTGAATATGCAAGAAAGATCAGAAGCGATGCCAGGGCAGATTTCAATAGACTTTTCATGATACTTTCTCCTTTTTGGAAAGGCTTTTCCACTTCTGTCTTTCAAAGAGTGCCTTACCATATTAAGATATATTCTATCAGGTTTCTTGTGAGGATAGTGGTCTCACGAAGTGCGTGAAAGTAACGGAAAAATGAATCAGCGAGACAAGAATAAGAAAAAAGGTCATTGAAAAAGGAATAGAGAAGGAAAGAGTAAAAAAACGGAAAAGAATAGCTAAGCAGGGCCCTTCACCTGCACCGCCCAAGGGACACCTCCATGCAAAGAGATTATGCCACCATGGTTCACATGAAAGTCATCTATGTTTATCTACAAAGAACGAGATGTGGAAACAAGCTCAGAATGATGGATTGTCGCTCTTTCTTGCCAGCAGCATGCAACAGCTCTCCACATCATACGGAATTACGGGACCGAGCGCCAACGCAATGGGAAGAAACGGAATCCCGAAGGACTACACAAGGATTGTAAACTACTTCCGATATCGGAAGTAACTTTTGCCCCCGGAAGTACTTTTTCTGGAAAAAATCGAAAATCAGACGCCAATTCTTCATAGTGGGCGAAAAGATCAAGAACTTCGTTCAAACCTACTCATTTTCTGCCAGCCATCCGGCGAATACTGGATTCGCTCTGCCCCGA carries:
- a CDS encoding Crp/Fnr family transcriptional regulator, with the protein product MKSKNLSNLKTTTGSKQLMKLTLISKLDIFRDLTDEEVEQVEAMVRMIDCKAGHVFFSPDEKVEVLYMLKKGKVQIYTINQDGRRLIIDTLGPGTFFGEMSLTAQSMQESFAEAIEDSLICVLGRSDIEALIMYKPIVAVRLLDIVSQRLRLTRLRFEETVLQSATIRVCSTLLRLSQDSLLIRMTHQELADTTGLFRETVTTILDELQLSGILELSRKKISIKDRSELQRITEM